GGGTCAAAATCCTATGTGATTCCTGGCCTTGCCCTttgcttgctttgtgaccttcaGGAAGTCTCTGTTCTTCCCTAAGCTGtaattttcttcatctgcaaaataggatCATGTTACCATCACAGAATTAAAGACTGGAGGGCTCTGTGGAGAGACCCTTCGGTACCTGTCCCAGGCTCTCACCCGAGTTGGCAAGGGCCAGGGCCTTCAGCAGGACGTATTCCTCCCGCTCGAGCCTCAGGGCCTGTAGTCGCCGCACCAGTTGCAGCAGGGCAGCCCCCAGCTCCCCCAGGCCGGCTGCCCGCGCCCCCTCTTCATCCAGGACCAGGTCCTCGGCGAAAGCCAGCTCATCCTGTAGTGGCAGCGAGCGCTGGGCCACGCCCAGCACCAGCACCTCCATCCACACACTCTGCAGTACTGACATCTGATCAGACAGCGACAGAGACGAGAAGCCTGGAGGGCAGGGGGTGGAGATGGAGGGCAGCCTGGCTAGGCAAGCGTGCCTGGGGCCGGGCATGGCCTGCACAGGGAAGCCCTCAGACCACCTGGGCCCTTTACCTGGGATGCTCTTGGCCCAGCTGATGGTGACCACAATCTCTCGGTCAAAGAGGTCACAGAGGGTAGCCACAGCCGGGAGGTGTCCATCGGGGCCCGCTGGGTCAGGCATGGCGTACAACTTCTCAGGCTCAACCACCAGCAGGTGAGACACCAGTGCATTCACTGGGGCTGCAGGGACAAGTTGGAGTTCAAGGCTCAGGGGCACTCAAATTCATCAGGCCTCACCGGCCCTTTGGGGTTAAGCATCTTATTCCTTTTTCAGTGGCCTTCCCTGATAGCCACTGGCCAGCCTGGCTCCAACCCTGCCCCCCGGGGCAAGGCTCTCACTACGTCCCAGGGGAAGGTAGTCTATCTGTGGACCGGCTCTGAGAGTAGAAAAATCATGGTTCCCTCTTGTACTTTTTTGTGCCTGAGGCAGGAAACGCCTTTAAATATCTCTttgagaaattaataaatgaaggGGAGATGTGGGTTCCAGGGCCCAGGGTAACAACTCTCCTGGGCAAATGATGACCAATAAGCTTCATGCCCCAGCCCGGCCCCAACCCTAGAGCTCCAGGTGCCCACAGTGCACTCACCAGTCTTCCGGGGACCTCCAGCTACTGCCAGCGGTCCAGCAGGGAAGGGCCCCGGGAAGGGCAGCGGGTCCACCTCTGGCCGCCGCTTGTACTTCTGTCGCCCGCCCCGGACACGGTCCAGACGCACCCCTTGAATTGGAGAACGGGCCTGTGTCCGTGGGGCGGCGCTGCAGAGCCCTCCTCCCCAGTCCGTTGGCCACCAGCCCTTCCCAGGCCTTGCCCACCCTGGCCCTGCATGCCCAGCTCCCCCAGCCTGGCCCAGGCCCCTGCCCAGTGCTCACCCTCCTTGAGCATGCCCACCCGCAGGCACTTGGTGAAGCGACAGGCCTGGCAGGCCTTGCGTCTCCGCTTGGTGATCTCGCACTCGTTGGAGGCCGGGCAGCTGTACTCGATGCTCCCTGCCAGGAAGAGGCAGGGCTCCAGTGGCGGCCTCCCAAGGCCCGGAGGGGGCCCAGCTGACAGGAGAGCCCTGACTCGCCCAGGACAAGCACAGGTCTGGGGGTATGGGGAGGAAAGGGAGAGTGGGAGTGCAGTGAGTGGGGTGGGGAATCTGGGGAGCGTGGGGAAGGGCCGCTGGGCTGGGGGGCCCTGCCTGGGCAAGGCGGGGGCTGGGACCCAGGGAATCGCCAGCAACTCTGTCCCAAGCCTCTGGGCCAGCCACGCCCCTGGCGCACAGTGCCCTCATCTGCTCTCATCAGTGCCCCCACTGACCTCCAGGTTGCTCAATCCAGCAGTCCATTCTCAGACCTCATCTCACCAGGCCTAAAAGGAGCATCTAACACCTACCACTAGTAACACTTACAGATGTTCTTCTTTTGCTTCTAGGATCTCTCTCACTCCTGGCTTTCCTCCCACCTCACTGGCCATTTGTGGCTCTGTGCATCTGCCCGACCTCCAGCCATCAGAGAACGCCAGGGCTCTGTCCTTGGACTTCTTTACTTTCCCACTCCCATGGTGGACTTACCCAGTCATGGGGCTTTGAGACTTCAGGTTCATGCCTAGACCTGCCTTGAACTCTAGACCCAGCTATCTACCTGCCTTGCATTTTGCATGCCTCGAAGGCATCTCAAATATAATGTGTCCAAAATGGAACTCCaattctgcccccaccccaaacctgCAGTTCCATCTGTCTGGTTGCTCAAGCCAACATCCAAGGAGGTATCATTTTTTCAGaccccacatccaatccatcaatAATCTTGGCAGGCTTTGCCTCCAAATATGTCCAGAATCTCCTTTTATCCCCACCCACTGCTTCCACTCTTGATCTGAGCCACTATCTCTTCTCACCTCCTCACTAGCCTCCCTGCCCTCTCCTTGCTTCTTTCTATCTGTTCTCAACACAGCGGCCAGAGGGATCCTGGTCAACCTAAGTCAGCTCCATCCTACCCAAAACCCTCCTGTTATTCTCCTTCCCAGAGAAAAAGCATAAAAGCCAAAGGAGCCCAGTGGCCTGCAAGGCCTCCATGCCCTGCTCCCATCTCCTTTCCAACCTCGTGCCACGTGTGCACCCTGCTCGGGCTCCACTGGTCTCCTTGGTGTCCCTCCAACAGGGTCCTGCCTCAGGACATGCCAGTCCCTCTGCCTGGAGCTCTTCCCACTATCCCCACACTCCTTTAGCTCCTTCAGGTCTTGGCTTAATTGTCACCATGGGaggccttccctggccacccTGTGAGAATGCCAGGTCCCCTCTGCAGACACTGCCTGTCCTCTAGACCTGTTGATACTTTCTCTTCACCTCTTGGCACCATCTGATAGGCTCCATATTGAGCTTATCTGTAGGATCTGTCTCCCACTAGAGGCTGTCCCCAGCACTAGGAACAGGGCCAGGCACATAGGCTCTCATAATTACTGGCTTAATGGATGCATGGcggctctcccagcctcacagggCTACCACA
This genomic stretch from Choloepus didactylus isolate mChoDid1 chromosome 6, mChoDid1.pri, whole genome shotgun sequence harbors:
- the ESRRA gene encoding steroid hormone receptor ERR1 isoform X3 gives rise to the protein MSSQVVGIEPLYIKAEPASPDSPKGSSETETEPPTALAPGPAPTRCHPGHKEEEEGEGAGPGEQGGGKLVLSSLPKRLCLVCGDVASGYHYGVASCEACKAFFKRTIQGSIEYSCPASNECEITKRRRKACQACRFTKCLRVGMLKEGVRLDRVRGGRQKYKRRPEVDPLPFPGPFPAGPLAVAGGPRKTAPVNALVSHLLVVEPEKLYAMPDPAGPDGHLPAVATLCDLFDREIVVTISWAKSIPGFSSLSLSDQMSVLQSVWMEVLVLGVAQRSLPLQDELAFAEDLVLDEEGARAAGLGELGAALLQLVRRLQALRLEREEYVLLKALALANSDSVHIEDAEAVEQLREALHEALLEYEAGRAGTGGGAERRRAGRLLLTLPLLRQTAGKVLAHFYGVKLEGKVPMHKLFLEMLEAMMD